A genomic window from Pseudogulbenkiania sp. MAI-1 includes:
- the purL gene encoding phosphoribosylformylglycinamidine synthase produces MSHILKLRGGVALSQFRLDKLLTAAREAGLPPLTLDAEFWHFVESDRALSEEEQSVLAKLMTYGEPPLATAPTGELFLVTPRLGTLSPWASKATDIAQHCGLEGIHRIERGTAFHVQSSSPLSDEQRRVLAGLLHDRMTETVLGSLDEADRLFTHVDPQPLTTVDILGGGREALVTANGNLGLALSPDEIDYLVENFTRMGRNPTDVELMMFAQANSEHCRHKIFNAQFIVDGEEKQKSLFRMIRDTHEAHPQGTLVAYNDNASVIEGAEIERFYPNPDDHQYAFRSEPTHILMKVETHNHPTAISPFPGASTGNGGEIRDEGATGRGSRPKAGLTGFTVSNLNIPGFKQPWEVYGESQAEYGRPGRIASALQIMLDGPIGGAAFNNEFGRPNLTGYFRTFEELFEGEMRGYHKPIMIAGGLGNIQHQQIRKNIIPEGALLIQLGGPSLLIGLGGGAASSMDTGANSEDLDFDSVQRGNPEIERRCQEVIDRCWQRGDKNPIVSIHDVGAGGLSNAFPELVNDAGRGAIFELRKVHLEEKGMTPMQIWSNESQERYVLAILPEDLDVFTAICERERCPFAVLGVATDDGHLQVRDDIFDNKPVDMPLNVLLGKPPRMTRDVKSVEVPQRPFNASVFDLRESAYRVLRLPSVADKSFLITIGDRTVGGMTARDQMVGRWQVPVADAAVTTMGFNTYRGEAMAMGERTPLALFSAPASGRMAVGEALTNLASANVGDLGNVKLSANWMAAAGHPGEDAKLYQTVEALSGLCQDIGVSVPVGKDSLSMKTVWEEGGEKKAVTAPLSLIVSAFAPVSDVRKTVTPELKNDTETDLILIDLGHGRCRLGGSALAQVWKAMDGQAPDVESPAELKGFFNTMQSLLADQLVLAYHDRADGGLFATLAEMMFAGRVGVTVDLQELLIERKNTQAFLDDFVPPTPEAAAHGRVMRVLFNEELGAVIQVAKQHTAEVISRFVKAGLERALFVLGSVNGDERLVIQHQDETLLDESRLELQRAWSETSYRMQRLRDNPACADSEYAQLDDTASSGLFAKLSFDVNANPAAPYIATGSRPRIAILREQGVNGQIEMAAAFTRAGFDAVDVHMSDIIGGRVSLADFKGLAACGGFSYGDVLGAGEGWAKSILFNARARDEFEGFFQRADTFALGVCNGCQMMSNLSGIIPGAQHWPKFHRNASEQFEARFAMVEVPASPSIFLADMAGSQLPVVVSHGEGRAVFAPGNQEQVITALRYIDFAGQPTETYPLNPNGSPAGITGVTTADGRFTIMMPHPERVFRTVLNSWHPADWGENGAWFRMFASARKWVG; encoded by the coding sequence ATGTCGCACATTCTCAAGCTGCGGGGCGGTGTTGCCCTGTCCCAGTTCCGTTTGGACAAACTCCTGACCGCTGCGCGCGAGGCCGGTTTGCCTCCGCTCACGCTCGATGCCGAGTTCTGGCATTTTGTCGAAAGCGATCGGGCGCTCTCCGAAGAAGAGCAATCGGTTCTGGCCAAGCTGATGACCTACGGCGAGCCGCCGCTTGCCACCGCTCCCACGGGCGAACTGTTCCTTGTTACCCCGCGCCTGGGAACGCTCTCGCCCTGGGCTTCCAAGGCTACCGATATTGCCCAGCATTGCGGGCTGGAGGGCATTCACCGCATCGAGCGCGGCACGGCCTTCCATGTGCAGTCGTCCTCCCCGCTTTCCGACGAGCAGCGCCGCGTGCTGGCCGGCCTGCTGCACGACCGCATGACCGAAACCGTGCTGGGTTCGCTCGACGAGGCCGACCGCTTGTTCACCCACGTCGATCCGCAGCCGCTGACCACGGTGGATATTCTCGGCGGGGGTCGGGAGGCGCTGGTGACCGCCAACGGCAACCTGGGCCTGGCGCTGTCGCCGGATGAGATCGACTACCTGGTCGAGAACTTCACCCGCATGGGGCGCAATCCGACCGACGTCGAACTGATGATGTTCGCCCAGGCCAACTCGGAACACTGCCGCCACAAGATCTTCAATGCGCAGTTCATCGTCGACGGCGAAGAAAAGCAGAAATCGCTGTTCCGCATGATCCGCGATACCCACGAGGCGCACCCGCAGGGCACCCTGGTGGCGTACAACGACAACGCCTCGGTGATTGAGGGCGCCGAGATCGAGCGCTTCTACCCGAATCCGGACGACCATCAGTACGCATTCCGCTCCGAGCCGACGCACATCCTGATGAAGGTGGAAACGCACAACCACCCGACCGCGATCTCGCCGTTCCCCGGCGCCTCGACCGGCAACGGCGGCGAGATCCGTGACGAAGGCGCGACCGGCCGCGGCTCGCGTCCGAAGGCCGGCCTGACCGGCTTCACCGTTTCCAACCTGAACATCCCGGGCTTTAAGCAGCCGTGGGAAGTGTACGGCGAGAGCCAGGCCGAGTACGGCCGTCCGGGCCGCATCGCCTCGGCGCTGCAGATCATGCTGGACGGGCCGATCGGCGGCGCCGCCTTCAACAATGAATTTGGCCGACCGAACCTGACCGGTTACTTCCGTACCTTCGAAGAGCTGTTCGAGGGCGAAATGCGCGGCTATCACAAGCCGATCATGATCGCCGGCGGTCTGGGCAACATCCAGCACCAGCAGATCCGCAAGAACATCATCCCGGAAGGCGCCCTGCTGATCCAGCTGGGCGGCCCGAGCCTGCTGATCGGCCTGGGCGGCGGTGCGGCGTCCTCGATGGACACCGGCGCCAACAGCGAAGACCTGGATTTCGATTCGGTACAGCGCGGCAACCCGGAAATCGAGCGCCGTTGCCAGGAAGTCATCGACCGCTGCTGGCAGCGTGGCGACAAGAACCCGATCGTGTCGATTCACGACGTCGGCGCGGGCGGCTTGTCCAACGCCTTCCCTGAGCTGGTGAACGATGCCGGCCGTGGCGCCATCTTCGAGCTGCGCAAGGTGCACCTCGAAGAGAAGGGCATGACGCCGATGCAGATCTGGTCGAACGAGTCGCAGGAGCGCTACGTGCTGGCCATCCTGCCGGAGGACCTCGACGTCTTCACCGCCATCTGCGAGCGCGAGCGCTGCCCGTTCGCGGTGCTGGGCGTGGCGACCGACGACGGTCACCTGCAGGTGCGCGACGACATCTTCGACAACAAGCCGGTCGACATGCCGCTGAACGTGTTGCTGGGCAAGCCGCCGCGCATGACCCGCGACGTGAAGAGCGTGGAAGTGCCGCAGCGCCCGTTCAACGCGTCGGTGTTCGATCTGCGTGAATCCGCTTATCGCGTGCTGCGCCTGCCGTCGGTGGCCGACAAGTCGTTCCTGATCACCATCGGCGACCGGACCGTGGGCGGCATGACCGCGCGCGACCAGATGGTGGGCCGCTGGCAGGTGCCGGTGGCGGATGCCGCCGTCACGACCATGGGCTTCAACACCTACCGCGGCGAAGCCATGGCGATGGGCGAGCGCACGCCGCTGGCGCTGTTCTCGGCACCGGCTTCCGGCCGCATGGCGGTGGGCGAGGCGCTGACCAACCTGGCCTCGGCCAACGTCGGCGATCTCGGCAACGTCAAGCTGTCGGCCAACTGGATGGCCGCCGCCGGCCACCCGGGTGAAGATGCCAAGCTGTACCAGACCGTGGAAGCGTTGTCCGGCCTGTGCCAGGACATCGGCGTGAGCGTGCCGGTGGGCAAGGATTCGCTGTCGATGAAGACGGTGTGGGAAGAGGGGGGCGAGAAGAAGGCGGTGACGGCGCCGCTGTCGCTGATCGTGTCGGCCTTCGCGCCGGTGTCCGACGTGCGCAAGACCGTGACGCCGGAACTGAAGAACGATACCGAGACCGACCTGATCCTGATCGACCTGGGTCACGGCCGCTGCCGCCTGGGCGGTTCGGCGCTGGCGCAGGTGTGGAAGGCGATGGACGGCCAGGCGCCGGACGTGGAGAGCCCGGCCGAGCTGAAGGGCTTCTTCAACACCATGCAGTCGCTGCTGGCCGACCAACTGGTACTGGCCTATCACGACCGCGCCGATGGCGGCCTGTTCGCCACCCTGGCCGAGATGATGTTCGCCGGCCGCGTCGGCGTGACCGTCGACCTGCAGGAACTGCTGATCGAGCGCAAGAACACCCAGGCCTTCCTGGACGATTTCGTGCCGCCGACGCCGGAAGCGGCCGCGCACGGCCGCGTGATGCGCGTGCTGTTCAACGAGGAGCTGGGCGCCGTCATCCAGGTGGCGAAGCAGCACACCGCCGAGGTGATCTCCCGCTTCGTCAAGGCGGGCCTGGAGCGCGCGCTGTTCGTGCTGGGCTCGGTCAACGGCGACGAGCGCCTGGTGATCCAGCACCAGGATGAGACCCTGCTCGACGAGAGCCGTCTCGAACTGCAGCGCGCCTGGTCGGAAACCAGCTACCGCATGCAGCGCCTGCGCGACAACCCGGCCTGCGCCGACAGCGAATACGCTCAACTCGACGATACCGCCTCGAGCGGTCTGTTCGCCAAGCTGTCGTTCGACGTCAACGCCAATCCGGCCGCTCCGTACATCGCCACCGGTTCGCGCCCGCGCATCGCCATCCTGCGCGAGCAGGGCGTCAACGGCCAGATCGAAATGGCGGCGGCGTTCACCCGTGCCGGCTTCGACGCAGTCGACGTGCACATGAGCGACATCATCGGCGGGCGCGTGTCGCTGGCCGACTTCAAGGGTCTGGCGGCCTGCGGCGGCTTCAGCTACGGCGACGTGCTGGGTGCCGGCGAGGGCTGGGCCAAGAGCATCCTGTTCAACGCCCGGGCCCGCGACGAGTTCGAAGGCTTCTTCCAGCGCGCCGATACCTTCGCGCTGGGTGTGTGCAACGGCTGCCAGATGATGTCCAACCTGTCCGGCATCATTCCGGGGGCCCAGCACTGGCCGAAGTTCCACCGCAACGCTTCCGAACAGTTCGAGGCGCGTTTCGCCATGGTCGAGGTGCCGGCGTCGCCGTCGATCTTCCTGGCCGACATGGCGGGCAGCCAGCTGCCGGTGGTGGTGAGCCACGGTGAAGGCCGCGCGGTGTTCGCGCCGGGCAATCAGGAACAGGTGATCACGGCGCTGCGCTATATCGACTTCGCCGGCCAGCCGACCGAGACCTACCCGCTGAACCCGAACGGTTCGCCGGCCGGTATCACCGGCGTCACCACCGCCGACGGCCGCTTCACCATCATGATGCCGCACCCGGAGCGCGTATTCCGCACCGTGCTGAACTCGTGGCATCCGGCCGACTGGGGCGAGAACGGCGCCTGGTTCCGCATGTTCGCCTCGGCGCGCAAGTGGGTGGGTTGA
- a CDS encoding LysR family transcriptional regulator ArgP: MLDPKLLQALATVVENGGFDKAAKVLFLTQSAVSQRIKQLEERLGQPVVTRTSPVDATPHGRRLIQHFRQLTLMEAELMETLQAGDGLAGFSTLAVAVNADSLATWFLDAARPALETARLLLDIRVDDQEHTHELLRSGHVSGCVSSRSQTIQGGESHYLGSMRYLCLAAPGFIARYFADGVGPAALNAAPALLYDRKDSLHQAFLQRQLGYSLDFPALTLPSVQGFLDYTLAGIAYSLIPEGMAAPALADGRLIDLAPGKYLDVPLYWHHWQMEASLARRLTATVIEQGRRALRQCPDNRLA, translated from the coding sequence ATGCTCGATCCCAAGCTGCTGCAGGCACTCGCTACCGTCGTCGAAAACGGCGGGTTTGACAAGGCTGCCAAAGTACTATTCCTGACCCAGTCCGCCGTCTCCCAGCGGATCAAGCAGTTGGAAGAACGTCTGGGGCAGCCGGTGGTAACGCGCACCAGCCCCGTCGACGCCACGCCGCATGGCCGCCGCCTGATCCAGCACTTCCGCCAGCTCACGCTGATGGAGGCCGAACTGATGGAGACGCTGCAGGCCGGCGACGGGCTCGCGGGGTTTTCCACGCTGGCGGTCGCAGTCAACGCCGACAGCCTCGCCACCTGGTTCCTCGACGCCGCCCGGCCGGCACTGGAAACGGCCCGGCTGCTGCTCGACATCCGCGTCGACGACCAGGAACACACGCATGAGCTGCTGCGCAGCGGCCACGTCAGCGGCTGTGTCAGCAGCCGCAGCCAGACCATCCAGGGCGGCGAGAGTCATTACCTCGGCTCGATGCGCTACCTCTGCCTGGCCGCGCCGGGCTTCATTGCCCGCTATTTTGCCGACGGCGTCGGCCCTGCCGCACTGAACGCCGCGCCGGCCCTGCTGTACGACCGCAAGGACAGCTTGCATCAGGCGTTTCTGCAGCGGCAATTGGGATATTCCCTCGACTTCCCGGCCCTGACCCTGCCGTCGGTGCAAGGCTTCCTCGATTACACCCTGGCCGGCATCGCCTACAGTCTGATTCCGGAAGGCATGGCCGCACCGGCGCTGGCCGACGGACGGCTGATCGACCTCGCCCCGGGCAAATACCTCGACGTGCCGCTCTACTGGCACCACTGGCAGATGGAGGCCTCGCTGGCGCGCCGGCTGACCGCCACCGTCATCGAACAAGGGCGGCGCGCGCTGCGCCAATGCCCCGACAACCGACTCGCATGA
- a CDS encoding EAL domain-containing protein yields MQTSHGEEPLRSLSRLLGFRPEDSNTIRLHQDKLLLRRDVLGKEFYWYLLKNPETSALLPAMEGRDLDRLISQQMDYFEGVVSEPLTPMQAEKVVALGQMHHRLGVSMVWVAGAYERYLSHMLGRLNDAHYPDEVRRPLTRAIRKRILLDMLLQLQGFQQSIQAEAELQHRHMLDMSRMYATLSGVSLALIHARSREELFHSICSTCVEKGGATYAGISWIDTATNRLEYKVFAGPQSTDFIRQLSRALSLDPDSPYSRGPTGQAVLTMMPQVVNCCETEPAMAPWRAMFEREGIKSLLAVPLFMQGKVVGTLTLHSRTLDFFDIDKVSLVQTMASEIGHALERQDALDRSSRAEARVRYLSDHDPLTGLPNRQNMQALIQGRIEQGDDGEPVAVIALAIDGFHQINARLGHEGGDLILCEAARRLEQCLADTGRVGRVGAARFVIATSFIDRLEGLLDRLLQVMREPAECLGQWVDVRSSCGVVVGGREDCDAATLLRRAELALARAKEAGGNQYRHYDQRMDEEIQRIHSLRTAFADALANNALELFYQPKIDLRSEMLQGVEALVRWKRQGQFVSPGEFFPAIEHTDLMRELDWWVLRQALKQITAWRAAGHVIKVSVNLSAMTLKQEGFLAGIELLLASYPAAAGLLELEVLESVSQKEAEQVVHKLERCRRLNISIALDDFGTGASSLVHLQQLPFDTIKIDQSFVRVLLEAPGNEAIIHSMVAFARYTGRQLVVEGVESKAIWERLLELGCTLGQGYAISRPVPAEALIEWVLWQQAGSNINISYIA; encoded by the coding sequence ATGCAGACTAGCCATGGTGAGGAGCCATTGCGTTCGCTCAGCCGCCTGCTCGGCTTCCGCCCGGAAGACAGCAACACCATACGGCTGCATCAAGACAAGCTTTTACTGCGCCGCGACGTGCTGGGGAAGGAATTCTACTGGTACCTGCTGAAGAATCCGGAAACGTCGGCCTTGCTGCCGGCCATGGAGGGGCGGGACCTGGATCGCCTGATCAGCCAGCAGATGGACTATTTCGAGGGCGTGGTCTCGGAGCCGCTCACGCCGATGCAGGCCGAAAAGGTTGTCGCTCTCGGCCAGATGCATCACCGCCTGGGCGTCAGCATGGTATGGGTGGCGGGTGCCTACGAGCGCTACCTGTCGCACATGCTGGGGCGCCTCAACGACGCGCACTATCCGGACGAAGTCCGGCGCCCCCTGACCCGGGCGATACGCAAACGCATCCTGCTCGACATGCTGCTGCAATTGCAGGGCTTCCAGCAGTCCATCCAGGCCGAGGCCGAGCTGCAGCACCGGCATATGCTCGACATGTCGAGGATGTACGCCACCCTGAGCGGGGTGAGTCTGGCGCTGATTCATGCCCGCAGCAGAGAAGAACTGTTTCACTCCATCTGTTCAACCTGCGTCGAAAAAGGTGGGGCGACCTACGCCGGCATCAGCTGGATCGATACCGCGACCAACCGCCTCGAATACAAGGTCTTCGCCGGGCCGCAATCCACCGACTTCATCCGTCAGTTGTCGCGCGCCCTGTCGCTCGACCCCGATAGCCCCTACAGCCGCGGCCCGACCGGTCAGGCGGTGCTGACCATGATGCCGCAGGTGGTCAATTGCTGCGAAACCGAGCCGGCAATGGCCCCCTGGCGTGCCATGTTCGAGCGCGAGGGCATCAAGAGCCTGTTGGCGGTGCCGCTGTTCATGCAGGGCAAGGTGGTCGGCACGCTGACGCTGCATTCCCGCACGCTGGATTTCTTCGATATCGACAAGGTAAGCCTGGTGCAGACCATGGCCAGCGAAATCGGCCACGCTCTGGAGCGGCAGGACGCGCTGGATCGCAGCTCTCGGGCGGAGGCCCGGGTCCGCTACTTGTCGGACCACGATCCGCTGACCGGCTTGCCCAACCGGCAGAACATGCAGGCGCTGATCCAGGGGCGGATCGAGCAGGGCGACGACGGCGAACCGGTGGCGGTGATCGCCCTGGCCATCGACGGCTTCCATCAGATCAACGCCCGGCTGGGGCATGAGGGTGGGGACCTGATACTGTGCGAGGCGGCCCGACGCCTGGAGCAGTGCCTGGCCGACACGGGGCGGGTCGGCCGTGTCGGCGCCGCCCGTTTCGTCATCGCCACCTCGTTCATCGACCGGCTGGAGGGCTTGCTGGACCGGCTGCTGCAGGTGATGCGCGAACCGGCGGAATGTCTTGGCCAGTGGGTGGACGTGCGCTCTAGTTGCGGGGTGGTGGTAGGGGGCCGTGAGGACTGCGATGCGGCGACGCTGCTGCGGCGTGCCGAACTCGCCCTGGCGCGCGCCAAGGAGGCCGGGGGCAACCAGTACCGCCATTACGACCAGCGCATGGACGAGGAGATCCAGCGCATCCACAGCCTGCGGACCGCCTTTGCCGACGCCCTGGCGAACAATGCGCTGGAGCTGTTTTATCAGCCCAAGATCGACCTGCGCAGCGAGATGCTGCAGGGGGTGGAGGCGCTGGTGCGCTGGAAGCGTCAGGGCCAATTCGTGTCACCCGGCGAGTTCTTTCCGGCGATCGAGCATACCGACCTGATGCGCGAGCTGGACTGGTGGGTGCTGCGCCAGGCTTTGAAGCAGATCACCGCCTGGAGGGCGGCGGGTCATGTCATCAAGGTCAGCGTCAACCTGTCGGCCATGACGCTCAAACAGGAGGGTTTCCTGGCCGGGATCGAACTGTTGCTGGCCAGTTACCCCGCTGCCGCCGGCTTGCTCGAGCTGGAAGTGCTGGAGAGCGTCTCCCAGAAGGAGGCGGAGCAGGTGGTGCACAAGCTGGAGCGTTGTCGTCGGCTCAACATCTCGATCGCGCTCGACGATTTTGGCACCGGAGCCTCTTCGCTGGTGCATCTGCAGCAGTTGCCGTTCGACACGATCAAGATCGACCAGAGCTTCGTCCGGGTGCTGCTGGAGGCGCCGGGCAACGAGGCGATCATCCACAGCATGGTCGCTTTTGCCCGCTATACCGGCAGGCAGCTGGTGGTCGAAGGAGTGGAAAGCAAGGCCATCTGGGAGCGGCTGCTGGAACTGGGCTGTACCCTGGGGCAGGGTTACGCGATTTCCCGCCCGGTGCCGGCGGAGGCACTGATCGAGTGGGTGCTGTGGCAGCAAGCCGGCTCGAACATTAATATTTCTTATATTGCATAA
- a CDS encoding LysE/ArgO family amino acid transporter — protein MFNTQVALAAFSLSLGQIVGIGPQNAFVIRQGIGHSHVLPIVLICIACDLLLIAAGVFGMGSLVQAIPGFLPLVTWAGAAFILWLGIKAFRSACSPATLRAEGDSVRDRSQVIRTLLAVTLLNPYVWLDTVILIGSLSAAYGSEAKLSFLAGSTTASVLWFVAIGVFSMKLAPLFRQERSWRVLDVVVGSLMVMTAASLIQQHGLKYL, from the coding sequence ATGTTCAACACTCAGGTGGCCCTCGCCGCTTTTTCCTTGTCGCTCGGCCAGATCGTCGGTATCGGCCCGCAAAACGCCTTCGTCATCCGCCAGGGCATCGGCCACAGCCATGTCCTGCCCATCGTGCTGATCTGCATCGCCTGCGATCTGCTGCTGATCGCCGCCGGCGTGTTCGGCATGGGCAGCCTGGTGCAGGCCATCCCCGGTTTCCTGCCCCTGGTGACGTGGGCCGGCGCGGCGTTCATCCTGTGGCTCGGCATCAAGGCGTTCCGCTCGGCCTGCTCGCCGGCCACTTTGCGGGCCGAGGGCGACAGCGTGCGCGACCGCAGCCAGGTGATCCGCACCTTGCTGGCGGTGACCTTGCTCAACCCTTACGTCTGGCTCGATACCGTGATTCTGATCGGCAGCCTGTCGGCGGCGTACGGCAGTGAGGCAAAATTGTCGTTCCTGGCCGGCAGCACCACGGCGTCGGTGCTGTGGTTCGTCGCCATCGGGGTGTTCAGCATGAAGCTGGCGCCGCTGTTCCGTCAGGAGCGCAGCTGGCGCGTGCTGGATGTGGTGGTGGGAAGTTTGATGGTGATGACCGCCGCCTCGTTGATCCAGCAGCATGGACTCAAGTACCTGTAA
- the prmB gene encoding 50S ribosomal protein L3 N(5)-glutamine methyltransferase encodes MYAQAATVMTTVRDLLRFAVSRFNDAGLSYGHGTDNAYDEAAYLVLSTLKLPLDQLEPFLDAKLLPTEIQDVIDIIERRAEERIPAAYLTHEAWQGEFSFYVDERVIVPRSFIFELLGEPLAPWIEHPELVHRALDLCTGSGCLAIQLAHHYPDAEIDAVDISLDALEVASINVQRYGLEDRIQLIHTDLFQGLEEKYDLIISNPPYVDEESVDELPPEYLHEPELALGSGRDGLDATREILRRAPEFLTEHGVLLVEIGHNRDVLEAAFPQLPFMWMETSGGDGFVFLLTHDDLVNNPI; translated from the coding sequence ATGTACGCCCAAGCTGCTACCGTCATGACCACGGTGCGTGACCTGCTGCGCTTCGCCGTCTCCCGCTTCAACGATGCCGGCCTGAGCTACGGCCACGGCACCGACAACGCCTACGACGAGGCCGCCTACCTGGTACTCTCCACCCTCAAGCTGCCGCTGGACCAGCTGGAACCGTTCCTCGACGCCAAGCTGCTGCCGACCGAAATCCAGGACGTGATCGACATCATCGAGCGCCGCGCCGAGGAACGCATCCCGGCCGCCTACCTCACCCACGAGGCCTGGCAGGGCGAATTCAGCTTCTACGTCGACGAGCGGGTGATCGTGCCGCGCTCCTTCATCTTCGAACTGCTGGGCGAGCCGCTGGCGCCGTGGATCGAGCACCCGGAGCTGGTGCACCGCGCGCTCGACCTGTGCACCGGCTCGGGCTGCCTGGCGATCCAGCTGGCGCACCACTACCCGGATGCCGAGATCGACGCCGTCGACATCTCGCTTGACGCGCTGGAAGTGGCCTCGATCAACGTCCAGCGCTATGGCCTGGAAGACCGCATCCAGCTGATCCACACCGACCTGTTCCAGGGCTTGGAAGAGAAATACGACTTGATCATCTCCAACCCGCCCTACGTGGACGAGGAATCGGTCGACGAACTGCCGCCGGAATACCTGCACGAGCCGGAACTGGCGCTGGGCTCGGGCCGCGACGGCCTGGACGCCACGCGCGAGATCCTGCGCCGCGCACCGGAGTTCCTCACCGAGCACGGCGTGCTGCTGGTCGAAATCGGCCACAATCGCGACGTGCTGGAAGCCGCCTTTCCGCAGCTGCCGTTCATGTGGATGGAAACCAGCGGCGGCGACGGCTTCGTGTTCCTGCTGACCCACGACGACCTGGTCAACAACCCGATCTGA
- a CDS encoding phosphomannomutase/phosphoglucomutase, whose product MSAPSKDIFKAYDIRGIVGKTLTNKTAYQIGRAIGSEARDRKVKAIVVGRDGRLSGPELCEALAEGIVTAGVNVIDVGRVATPMLYFAAYELGTLSGVMVTGSHNPPDYNGFKMMLAGDTLAGDDIQKLYQRIVDEDFAEGNGQYQTHDIVEAYLDRITSDIKLERPLSIVVDCGNGVPGAFAPVLYRRLGCRVRQLFCDVDGTFPNHHPDPAKPENLQDVIDALAKTDAEIGLAFDGDGDRLGVVTKEGNIIWPDRQLMLFAADVLERNPGAKVIYDVKSTRLLGPWIRDNGGEPVMARTGHSFIKAKIKETGALLAGEMSGHVFFKERWYGFDDGMYAGARLLEVLSRVEDPNALLNALPNAVSTPELNLKMEHEGENHALIEKLQQTARFDNAESVITIDGLRVEYADGFGLMRASNTTPVIVLRFEADNEAALERIKNDFRQVLSAATSAPLPF is encoded by the coding sequence ATGAGCGCACCGTCCAAAGACATCTTCAAGGCTTACGATATCCGCGGCATCGTCGGCAAGACCCTGACCAACAAGACGGCCTACCAAATCGGCCGCGCCATTGGTTCCGAAGCCCGAGACCGCAAGGTCAAGGCCATCGTGGTCGGCCGTGACGGCCGCCTGTCCGGCCCCGAGCTGTGCGAAGCACTGGCCGAAGGCATCGTGACCGCTGGCGTCAACGTCATCGACGTCGGCCGCGTCGCCACGCCGATGCTGTACTTTGCCGCCTACGAACTGGGCACGCTGTCCGGCGTGATGGTCACCGGCAGCCACAACCCGCCGGACTACAACGGTTTCAAGATGATGCTGGCCGGCGACACACTGGCCGGTGACGACATCCAGAAACTGTACCAGCGCATCGTCGACGAGGATTTCGCCGAGGGCAATGGCCAGTACCAGACCCACGACATCGTAGAAGCCTACCTTGATCGCATCACCAGCGACATCAAGCTGGAGCGCCCGCTGAGCATCGTGGTCGATTGCGGCAACGGCGTGCCGGGTGCCTTCGCCCCGGTGCTGTACCGCCGCCTGGGCTGCCGCGTGCGTCAGCTGTTCTGCGACGTGGACGGCACCTTCCCCAACCATCACCCGGACCCGGCCAAGCCGGAAAACCTGCAGGACGTGATCGACGCACTCGCCAAGACCGACGCCGAGATCGGGCTGGCCTTCGACGGCGACGGCGACCGCCTCGGCGTGGTCACCAAGGAAGGCAACATCATCTGGCCGGACCGCCAGCTGATGCTGTTCGCCGCCGACGTGCTAGAGCGCAACCCCGGCGCCAAGGTGATCTACGACGTCAAGTCCACCCGACTGCTTGGGCCCTGGATTCGTGACAACGGCGGCGAGCCGGTGATGGCGCGCACCGGTCACAGCTTCATCAAGGCCAAGATCAAGGAAACCGGCGCGCTGCTGGCCGGCGAGATGAGCGGCCACGTGTTCTTCAAGGAACGCTGGTACGGCTTCGACGACGGCATGTACGCCGGCGCCCGGCTGCTGGAGGTGCTGTCGCGCGTCGAGGACCCGAACGCGCTGCTCAACGCGCTCCCCAACGCCGTGTCCACGCCGGAACTCAACCTCAAGATGGAACACGAGGGCGAGAACCACGCGCTGATCGAGAAGCTGCAGCAGACCGCGCGCTTCGACAACGCCGAATCGGTGATCACCATCGACGGCCTGCGTGTGGAATACGCCGACGGCTTCGGCCTGATGCGTGCCTCCAATACCACGCCGGTGATCGTGTTGCGCTTTGAAGCCGACAACGAGGCGGCGCTGGAACGCATCAAGAACGATTTCCGCCAGGTGTTGAGCGCGGCCACGTCGGCCCCGCTGCCATTTTGA